Sequence from the Chryseobacterium culicis genome:
ATCAGAGGACAGAGTATAGTATCTATGCCTGCAACTTCTATCCAGAACCAAACGGTACAGGCAGCAATTCCTGACTTTGACTTCCCGGTTTCATTTACTGTAACTCAGTTTATGGTGAGAGTACCAGGTAGAGCAGCGTTACTAGTTCACGGAAATTCATTAGATGATGCTGCTGGATTAGTGAAAAATCTTAGATCCGGAGACGTAGTTTCTGTCTTTGATATTAAAGTTACTGCTCAAGGTTTAGATGGTCAGGTTATTAAAAACATTACTCCTATAATCATTAACATTCCATAGGACTAAAATTGTAATTTATTATGAAAAAATATATTAGCACCCTTTTAGTATTAGTTTCGGGATTTGCTTTTTCCCAGACTATTCTGAACGCATCTTCTCCGGAAGAGTTCAGACAGATGAGAGCAGAAAACAAACAAAAAGTTGGTGATACTATTGTAGATAAAACAGTAAAGCCTCTTGAATATGGTTTTGTAGAAGATAAAGATATCCTGAAGAGTATGTTTGTATGGGAGATCATTGATATGAATGATAAGATCAACCAGCCTTTCTACTATGACAATCCGGATGGTCTTCTTGCTACTCCTACAAGATCTTTATACCAGTTATTATTGGACGCTGCCTTAAGCGGAAAGATTGAGCAGGTATATGATGATGAAAACTTTACAGTAAAACTTTCTCCGGAAGGAATTCAGAAAAGATTAGAAAAAGTAATCATCAATGATGCTGCTATTGATATCTTAAACTCAGGTAGACAATTAACAGAGGCTGAAAAGAAACAATATACTGACGTTTTTAAGACAACTACTGACAAGGTAAAAGTTCTTAAAATCATGGGTATGTGGTTTATTGATAAAAGAGACGGACAGATGAAATACAGACCTCTTGGTATTGCTGCAATGGGACCAGATCCTGCAGTACAGGGAGTTATCGGTCCAGATGGTAAGCCTATCGCAAGTAATGATGAGCTTATTGACCTGTTCTGGATCTATTATCCAAGTGCAAGAGATATTTTAGCAAATAATTTTGTCTTCAACAGAAAGAATTCTTCTGCTGATCTATCTTTCGATGATGTTATCAATGCAAGAAGATTCTCTTCTATCATTTATAAATCTTCAAACGGTTTAGGAGACGGTACTATCAAGGACTATATCCCTAAAAATGCTGATGAACAGTTGGAAGAAAGCGATAGAATCAAGGCACAGATTCTTGACATGGAAAATGATATGTGGAATTACTAAATTTCACTTGATATTTATAGAAAACCTGAGTATTTTTACTCAGGTTTTTTTATTATGAGAAATGTAGATTATATTATCGTAGGAGATGGATACGCAGGGCTTTTCTTGGCTCATCAGCTAATTAAGAATAACAAGTCCTTCGTGATCTTTTCTGAAGGAAGAAAAAGTGCTTCACAGGTGTCGGCCGGGATTATCAATCCTGTGGTCTTAAAAAAGTTTACCACATTCTGGAAAGCACAGGAACAAATAGATTTTCTTAAAGATAATTTGAAACAAATAGAATCGTATACTGGAGAAAACTATCTGATCAATGCTCCTATTCATAGAATCTTTCATGATGAAAATGAACAGAATTTATGGCTGAAAAAATCGGGAATTGAAGAATTGTCGCATTTTCTTGATAAAAAATTTGATCGTTTAAATGTGGTAAAAAATGATTTTCTTGCCGGAAAGGTGAATCAGTCTGCCAGACTCAATGTTAATGGATTTTTCAGTGGTTTATTCAGTTATTTTGAAAAAAATGATCATTGGGTAAAAGAAAAATTTGATTATACCCAATTGCATCCGTCAGAATCTACTTATAAAGATTTGGGTTTCAAAAATATTATCTTTTGTGAAGGAATGGGAGTGAAGGATAATCCCTACTTCTCAGAAATAGCGGTGAATCCAAATAAGGGACACCATATAAAAGTGAAACTTTCTCAACCACTTTCTGAAAACATAACGATTAAGAAGAAACATTTTTTATTTCCAACCGGAAATGGTCTGTATTTTTATGGAGGAACTTATGACAGGGAACAGCTACATCATCACATTGATGAATCTGCAGTGGAGCAACTGGTGAAAGGTCTTTCAGAATTTTATCCTTATGATTTTGAAGTGGAAGAAGTGCATTTTGGATTCCGCCCAACAGTAAAAGACAGAAGACCCATCATCGGAAGACATGAAACATTCCGTAATCTGTATGTTTTTAATGGACTTGGAGCCCGTGGAATCCTTAATGGTTGCTATTTTTCCAGGGATTTGTTCCGTTTTATTGAAGAAGATATTCCATTGCACGAAGAAGTATCCCTGAACAGGTTTCAATAATGTATCTTAGTATAGAATTCAAAGCTGCAAAATTTATGAATGAAAATATATTAGGCATCGTTGCCGGAGTTCTTACTTCTGTTTCCATGATTCCACAGCTTGTAAAAGTAATCCGGGAAAAGAATGTAGAAGATATTTCTCTACTTATGCTTTTAGTCCTCATTTCAGGGCTATCATTGTGGGTATGGTATGGTTTTGAAAAGGACGAGCTGCCTATTATCTTATCAAATGCTTTTGCTGTTCTTGTGAATATAAGCCTTCTGGTATGCTATATAATCTAC
This genomic interval carries:
- the gldN gene encoding gliding motility protein GldN; this encodes MKKYISTLLVLVSGFAFSQTILNASSPEEFRQMRAENKQKVGDTIVDKTVKPLEYGFVEDKDILKSMFVWEIIDMNDKINQPFYYDNPDGLLATPTRSLYQLLLDAALSGKIEQVYDDENFTVKLSPEGIQKRLEKVIINDAAIDILNSGRQLTEAEKKQYTDVFKTTTDKVKVLKIMGMWFIDKRDGQMKYRPLGIAAMGPDPAVQGVIGPDGKPIASNDELIDLFWIYYPSARDILANNFVFNRKNSSADLSFDDVINARRFSSIIYKSSNGLGDGTIKDYIPKNADEQLEESDRIKAQILDMENDMWNY
- a CDS encoding NAD(P)/FAD-dependent oxidoreductase; this encodes MRNVDYIIVGDGYAGLFLAHQLIKNNKSFVIFSEGRKSASQVSAGIINPVVLKKFTTFWKAQEQIDFLKDNLKQIESYTGENYLINAPIHRIFHDENEQNLWLKKSGIEELSHFLDKKFDRLNVVKNDFLAGKVNQSARLNVNGFFSGLFSYFEKNDHWVKEKFDYTQLHPSESTYKDLGFKNIIFCEGMGVKDNPYFSEIAVNPNKGHHIKVKLSQPLSENITIKKKHFLFPTGNGLYFYGGTYDREQLHHHIDESAVEQLVKGLSEFYPYDFEVEEVHFGFRPTVKDRRPIIGRHETFRNLYVFNGLGARGILNGCYFSRDLFRFIEEDIPLHEEVSLNRFQ
- a CDS encoding SemiSWEET transporter is translated as MNENILGIVAGVLTSVSMIPQLVKVIREKNVEDISLLMLLVLISGLSLWVWYGFEKDELPIILSNAFAVLVNISLLVCYIIYNKKK